The following nucleotide sequence is from Amia ocellicauda isolate fAmiCal2 chromosome 14, fAmiCal2.hap1, whole genome shotgun sequence.
tgtcagtgtatttgtcagtcagtcagtcagtgtgtcagtcagtcagtgtgtcagtcagtcagagagtcagtcagtgtgtcagtcagtcagtgtgtcagtcagtcagtcagtgtgtcagtcagaatgtctgtgtgtcagtgtatgtcagtcagtcagtcattcagtcagtcagaatGTCTCTCAGTGTATTTGTCAGTCAgtatgtctgtgtcagtgtatttgtcagtcagtcagtgtcagtcagtcagtcagtcagtgtgtcagtcagaatgtcagtgtgtcagtgtatgtcagtcagtcagtcagtcattgtgtcagtcagtcagtgtgtcagtcattcagtcagtgtgtcagtcagaatgtctgtgtgtcagtgtatttgtcagtcagtcagtcagtgtgtcagtcagtcagtgtgtcagtcagtcagagagtcagtcagtgtgtcagtcagtcagtgtgtcagtcagtcagtcagtgtgtcagtcagaatgtctgtgtgtcagtgtatgtcagtcagtcagtcattcagtcagtcagaatATCTCTCAGTGTATTTGTCAGTCAgtatgtctgtgtcagtgtatttgtcagtcagtcagtgtcagtcagtcagtcagtcagtgtgtcagtcagaatgtctgtgtgtcagtgtatttgtcagtcagtcagtctgtcagtaaGTCAGTGAATGTTTCAGTCACTCAGTTTCAGTCAGAATATccatgtgtcagtcagtcagtcattcagtcagtcagtgtgtcactcagtgtatcagtgtactAACCCATGTGTCTGTGTCCAGGCGGCActggccctgtgtctgtgtgtctccgcAGTGCTCAGTGTGGTGTGCGAGGAGGACGGGACAGGCGTAGACTGTGATGACTTCCTGTTCTCACTGAGTGATGGCACCACGCTCATGGTCCTGGAGCCTGGCCAGAACTGGACCCCCAACACGGTAAGagcaacacactgactgactcactgactgactgactgactgacacacttactgaagactgacacactgactgacagagagacactgactgacacactgaggcactgactgactgactgacacactgactaactgactggcacactgactgacacatggTCTCTCATTTTCATTCTCTCTCAGAAGGGCGGTCTCTCGTTTGCCTCCTCCAATCAAAAGCGCCGGAACACAAAGGACATTGCGagtgtgacctttgacctgtaTCGCATGTCGCCACGGGACGTATTTGGCAGCCTGTCTGTGCGTGCCACCTTCCAGGGCCTGTACTCTGTCAGCGCACACTTCCAGTGCTTGGGGCCCAAGAAAGtgctgaggtgagtgtgtgtgtgtgtgtgtgtgtgtctgattgtTAAAGACCATCGGGCAGTGTGACCGTGTGTCTGTCCACCTCTCGGTTTTGTGTCCAGTCAGTATGTCTGTATTGATagccctctgtctctctctcccagggAGGTTCTCCGTGTCTGCTCCTCTCTCCTCCAGGCTATGGGTCACCTGTTGATGACATCAGCCGCCCTGATTCGCCGGGTCATTGAGGGAGCTGACCACTGGCAGCCCACCTACGCCCCACCCAGCCCCACCCACACGAGGGAATATTGGAACTGAAGCAACCAATGGGATAGCCATCCTATCTGACCCCACCCCCAAAGCTTATCAGTGTCAAAGACTGCAAATCTGAtgtaataatagcaataaagATAATATTAGAATTTAAATTATCTCAATAAACTTCGTCTGCATGTCTCATTACTttttgcattacatattattggatatgtattttttgtggtAGTATGCAGATGAACACCAGTGAtcatttgtaatttaattaGTAGTACAATTTAGGTCAGGAGTAGTTGCATCAGTCTGTAAAAGTAAGTAGGATAGTAGCCGTAGTGTAATagcagttatattcatagtagCATGTAAGtactttatatttattattattatccatccattttcgaaaccgcttatcctggtgagggtcgtggggaaGCCGGATCCAGTAGGCATAGGCAGGCATAGAGCGCAAgtcaggaatacacccaggacggtaagccagtccatcactgggcaacacacacacacacagggcaatgtAGAGAGACTAATCAACCTAACCCGCATGTCTTTGAGCGGTGGAAGGAAATCAGAgcgcctggagaaaacccatgcagacacggggagaacatgcaaactccacacagataGGACTCGAACCTGggaccctggagctgtgaggcagtagTGTTAACCATGCCAcccattactattattattattattattattattattattattattattattaagtgatCATAAAGTGGAAATAGCCCAAAGAGAAATGAAGCTGTTTTTACATCATGACCCCTttataatatgcaaatattataagaaaatggaagaaaaaaaaaagtttgtaaaACTGGTTAAAATTTTGTACAGTgtaccattttaaaaatatggtaCAATTTAGTGCGATGTATCATGGTAAAAAAGTGGTAAAATGTAGTGTGATGTATCATAGTAAAAATATGGTGAAGTGTAGTGTGAGGTAGCATGGTTCTAatgtggtaaaatgttgtgcaaTGTTCTAGCATAGTAAAAATATGGTAAAGTGTAGTAAACTTACAAACACAGCGGCGCTGTCCCCTGTGAACTCCTGAGCACGGGGTCCGTCCCCAATCTGACCCGGGTGAGTTGAAGGAAACTAGAAatacaacaattaaaataacGATATGAGCGCTTTTCACAGCTGCACAGCAAAGCGACACGCCCGGGCCCACAGATGCTCTGATATCCCTCCGTATCCGGGCTGCGTGAACCACATCTCCAACACGCTGTGTTGGCGTACCAGACTAACAGCGCATTGGGGAGCTGGTCTATTCCCACCCAAGATGGCGGCCCGATCTCCCGCTGTGCCGCGCAGGAAAGGCCCCGGGTGAGCCCGTGCGCGAGGCGAGCCCGGCCGCGGGGAGCAGTTGGGTTTTGGGCGGGAAGGTGAGTGTGAGcggcctctccctctccctctccctctccttctccctctccctctccctctccttctccctctccctctccctctccttctccctctccttctatCTCCCTTTACCtcggtttctctctctctgagttATACGCCATTGTATCAGTTCCAGTACCGCTGTTTTTCCAAGTTACCGACAACGTTTTCAGTCCGCTGAGTCGCTCACTCCTTCGGTACATTTAGCCGACATGAATTATCtatttttttcataattaattTGGTATTTAAACGTGTACAGCAGCAGCAGGCGGGGGGATGGACTGGCTGCACTGTAACCGCTGTTTCCGCACCGAGGCGGCCCGGCTGTGTGTGTCCAGCTGCGGCCACACCTGCTGCCAGAGCTGCGCCAGCCCAGGTACACGGCGCGCCTGCGCACTGGCACACACAGGACAGCCACACAAAGAGGGAGcactgactgtctgtctgtctgtctgtctgtagagAAGTGCGGAGTGTGTGGCGCTCCCTGCAAATACCTCCTGCTGTCTGACAAGGTGAGATCAGCAACACTACTAGCACTCTactgttatcattattattattgttatcatcatcattattattatgatcattatttgtttacccctctctctctcattcagaTGAAGGCCCAGGAGCAGGTGTATTTCAGGGACACAGTGGAGCTGACCCAGAATCGCCTGGAGCACCTCACCCAGgtcactgtctctgtgtctctgtctctctctatgattgtctctctgccctgtctctgtctctgtctctttctctctgaccccgtctctctgtctctgtgtctttagctctgtctgtgactctgtctctctgcctctctctctctgacgctctgtctctgtgtctttaGCTCAgtctctcttcctctgtcaTCTCTGTTCCTgcctgtctgtttctgtcagcCTGTGTATGTCTTTCTGTTTTGACAGTCTATCTAATACGCTCAGTCTATCTTTCCCTACCTATATGTCTCTGtc
It contains:
- the LOC136768621 gene encoding RING finger protein 212B; its protein translation is MDWLHCNRCFRTEAARLCVSSCGHTCCQSCASPEKCGVCGAPCKYLLLSDKMKAQEQVYFRDTVELTQNRLEHLTQISLFQKTQMVRVLSFFKRKSSELERRLEEVCKASHREISELRKENSELKRLLSQRGVRIE
- the cideb gene encoding lipid transferase CIDEB; this translates as MEKLSATSSSLIRSVSRKVWAPSQRPFRVCAHDRGTKKGITASTLEELKERAALALCLCVSAVLSVVCEEDGTGVDCDDFLFSLSDGTTLMVLEPGQNWTPNTKGGLSFASSNQKRRNTKDIASVTFDLYRMSPRDVFGSLSVRATFQGLYSVSAHFQCLGPKKVLREVLRVCSSLLQAMGHLLMTSAALIRRVIEGADHWQPTYAPPSPTHTREYWN